In one Streptomyces sp. NBC_01241 genomic region, the following are encoded:
- a CDS encoding CsbD family protein, which yields MGIGKKSKNIGKIAEGKTKETAGKVVGNESLEGKGRAQKMKGKVKQAVEKGKDTFKH from the coding sequence ATGGGTATCGGAAAGAAGTCCAAGAACATCGGCAAAATAGCGGAGGGGAAAACCAAGGAAACGGCCGGGAAGGTCGTGGGCAACGAAAGCCTGGAGGGAAAGGGGAGGGCCCAAAAGATGAAGGGCAAAGTGAAGCAGGCAGTGGAGAAGGGCAAGGACACCTTCAAGCACTGA
- a CDS encoding gas vesicle protein K, translating into MTGEDRPSGNRLAEVADAAARAFRMLPAVPQDILPRGGAEVRRPAHRITTDPDTVERDLIKLVLTLVELLRQLMERQALQRVDAGDLTEEQEERLGATLMILHSRMIELCARYDLSMQDLNLDLGPLGTLLPPPE; encoded by the coding sequence ATGACCGGTGAGGACCGTCCGTCCGGAAACCGCCTCGCCGAGGTCGCCGATGCCGCCGCCCGCGCCTTCCGCATGCTGCCCGCAGTGCCGCAGGACATCCTGCCCCGGGGCGGCGCGGAGGTGCGAAGGCCGGCCCACCGGATCACTACCGACCCGGACACGGTGGAACGGGACCTGATCAAACTCGTACTCACACTCGTCGAGCTGCTGCGACAGCTCATGGAACGCCAGGCCCTTCAGCGGGTCGACGCAGGAGACCTCACTGAGGAACAGGAGGAGCGTCTGGGAGCAACTCTGATGATTCTGCACAGTCGTATGATTGAACTCTGCGCTCGATACGACCTTTCCATGCAAGATCTCAATTTGGATCTCGGACCTCTCGGAACGCTGCTGCCACCACCCGAATGA
- a CDS encoding gas vesicle protein: MRAASRPEATPEEPLPQRQIALIDLLDRLLSGGVVLTGDVVLSIADIDLVRISLRALIVSISEQNPSPWHAISAPVGVDHDR, translated from the coding sequence GTGAGGGCGGCGAGCAGGCCGGAGGCCACGCCGGAGGAGCCGCTGCCGCAACGGCAGATCGCACTGATCGACCTGCTGGACCGGTTGCTCAGCGGAGGCGTGGTCCTCACCGGTGACGTCGTGCTCTCCATCGCCGATATCGACCTCGTACGCATATCGCTGCGCGCGCTGATCGTCTCCATCAGCGAACAGAATCCTTCCCCGTGGCATGCCATTTCAGCACCCGTAGGAGTCGACCATGACCGGTGA